In Entelurus aequoreus isolate RoL-2023_Sb linkage group LG02, RoL_Eaeq_v1.1, whole genome shotgun sequence, one genomic interval encodes:
- the LOC133632341 gene encoding transmembrane emp24 domain-containing protein 3-like, with amino-acid sequence MLLLSLSLLLLCNVLVLFATELTFELPDNEKQCFYEDLDKDIKFELDYQVISGGNYDVDCFVTDPHDNILYREDKKQYDSFSHTTAMKGVYKVCFSNEFSTFSHKSIYLDFRHGEEEPLIPSMTRATALTQLESTCVSIHEILKVVAESQTWYRLREAHDRTRADHLMERVTFWSIGETVLLFIIGIGQVMMLKSFFSDKKGSVAAMT; translated from the exons ATGCTGCTGTTGTCGCTTTCACTGCTGCTGCTCTGTAATGTTTTGGTGCTTTTTGCCACCGAGCTCACGTTTGAGCTTCCCGACAACGAGAAGCAATGTTTCTACGAAGACCTGGACAAAGACATTAAGTTTGAGTTAGATTATCAG GTGATTTCAGGAGGGAACTACGACGTGGACTGTTTTGTGACAGATCCCCACGATAACATTCTGTACAGGGAGGACAAGAAGCAGTATGACAGCTTCTCCCACACCACTGCCATGAAGGGAGTCTACAAGGTCTGCTTCAGCAATGAGTTCTCCACTTTCTCACATAAATCCATCTACCTGGATTTTCGCCATGGCGAGGAGGAGCCTCTGATTCCCAGCATGACCAGAGCGACAGCACTGACACAG CTGGAATCCACGTGTGTCTCCATCCACGAGATCCTGAAAGTGGTGGCTGAGTCCCAGACGTGGTATCGCCTCAGAGAAGCACACGACCGCACAAGGGCGGACCACCTGATGGAACGCGTGACTTTCTGGTCCATCGGCGAAACCGTTCTGCTGTTTATCATCGGCATCGGCCAAGTGATGATGCTCAAGAGCTTCTTCAGTGATAAGAAAGGCTCCGTGGCCGCAATGACTTAG